In Pseudomonas sp. GCEP-101, one DNA window encodes the following:
- a CDS encoding AdeC/AdeK/OprM family multidrug efflux complex outer membrane factor — translation MRKSLLSLAVAAVVLSGCSLIPDYERPEAPVAAAYPQGEAYAAAQPATAGADIGWREFFKDPQLQRLIEVSLENNRDLRVAALNIEAYRAQYRIQRADLFPAVDASVTGSRQRLPADLSTTGSSMISSQYGATLGVTSWELDLFGRLRALRDQALETYFASEEARRSTQTSLVANVANAYLTLRADQAQLQLTRDTLGTYQKSYDLTKRSYDVGVASALDLRQAQTSVESARATLAQYTRLVAQDQNALVLLLGSGLPADLPQGRGLGDELLATVPAGLPSDLLQRRPDILQAEHQLKAANANIGAARAAFFPSISLTANAGSLSPDLSGLFDGGSGSWLFKPSITLPIFNAGSLQASLDLAKVQKDINVAQYEKAIQTAFSEVADGLAARGTFNEQLQAQRALVDASSEYYRLADKRYRTGVDNYLTLLDAQRSLFSAQQQLITDRLNQLTSEVNLYKALGGGWQATAADAKPISSEAPKG, via the coding sequence ATGAGAAAGTCCTTACTGTCCCTGGCAGTTGCAGCTGTCGTGTTGTCCGGCTGCTCGCTGATCCCCGACTACGAGCGCCCCGAGGCGCCCGTGGCCGCGGCCTACCCCCAGGGCGAGGCCTACGCTGCGGCGCAACCGGCGACGGCCGGCGCCGACATCGGCTGGCGCGAGTTCTTCAAGGACCCGCAACTGCAGCGACTGATCGAAGTGTCGCTGGAAAACAACCGCGACCTGCGCGTCGCCGCGCTGAACATCGAAGCCTACCGGGCGCAGTACCGCATCCAGCGGGCCGACCTGTTCCCGGCGGTGGACGCCAGCGTCACCGGCTCGCGCCAGCGCCTGCCGGCCGACCTGTCGACCACCGGCAGCTCGATGATCAGCAGCCAGTACGGCGCGACCCTGGGCGTCACCTCCTGGGAGCTCGACCTGTTCGGCCGCCTGCGGGCCCTGCGTGACCAGGCGCTGGAAACCTACTTCGCCAGCGAAGAGGCTCGTCGCAGCACGCAGACCAGCCTGGTGGCCAACGTCGCCAACGCCTACCTGACGCTGCGCGCCGACCAGGCCCAGCTGCAGCTGACCCGCGACACCCTGGGAACCTACCAGAAGAGCTACGACCTGACCAAGCGCAGCTATGACGTCGGCGTGGCCTCGGCGCTGGACCTGCGCCAGGCGCAGACCTCGGTGGAAAGCGCGCGGGCGACCCTGGCGCAGTACACCCGCCTGGTGGCGCAGGACCAGAACGCGCTGGTGCTGCTGCTCGGCTCCGGCCTGCCGGCGGACCTGCCGCAGGGCCGCGGCCTGGGTGACGAACTGCTGGCCACCGTGCCGGCGGGCCTGCCCTCCGACCTGCTGCAGCGCCGCCCGGACATCCTCCAGGCGGAGCACCAGCTCAAGGCGGCCAACGCCAACATCGGCGCGGCGCGGGCGGCGTTCTTCCCCAGCATCAGCCTGACCGCCAACGCCGGCAGCCTCAGCCCGGACCTGTCCGGCCTGTTCGACGGCGGTTCCGGCAGCTGGCTGTTCAAGCCGTCGATCACCCTGCCGATCTTCAACGCCGGCAGCCTGCAGGCGAGCCTGGACCTGGCCAAGGTGCAGAAGGACATCAACGTGGCGCAGTACGAGAAAGCCATCCAGACGGCCTTCTCCGAGGTGGCCGACGGTCTCGCCGCGCGCGGCACCTTCAACGAGCAGTTGCAGGCGCAGCGCGCGCTGGTGGACGCCAGCAGCGAGTACTACCGCCTGGCCGACAAGCGCTACCGCACCGGTGTGGACAACTACCTCACCCTGCTCGACGCGCAGCGCTCGCTGTTCAGTGCCCAGCAGCAGTTGATCACCGACCGCCTCAACCAGCTCACCAGCGAGGTCAACCTGTACAAGGCCCTCGGCGGCGGCTGGCAGGCGACGGCAGCAGACGCCAAGCCGATCTCCAGCGAGGCGCCCAAGGGCTGA
- a CDS encoding UPF0158 family protein, protein MRPLTIDLDELAFALDTQGIDHYLDLFSGQVLLIPEDDPDPELAELLHREPERLLPIEPLSSGQSLDLMRDFLREVPEPHAYSALANAVEGRKPFKAFRHVLMGYPELLQAWYDYQGERLRECALDWLADNQIQPAGRGAML, encoded by the coding sequence ATGCGCCCGCTGACCATCGACCTCGACGAACTGGCCTTCGCACTCGACACCCAGGGTATCGATCACTACCTCGACCTCTTCAGCGGCCAGGTGCTGCTGATTCCTGAAGACGATCCCGACCCGGAACTGGCCGAACTGCTGCACCGCGAACCGGAGCGCCTGCTGCCCATCGAACCGCTGAGCAGCGGCCAGTCCCTGGACCTGATGCGCGACTTCCTGCGCGAAGTCCCCGAGCCCCACGCCTATTCCGCCCTGGCCAATGCGGTGGAGGGGCGCAAGCCGTTCAAGGCCTTCCGCCATGTGCTGATGGGCTACCCGGAGCTGCTCCAGGCCTGGTACGACTACCAGGGCGAGCGCCTGCGCGAATGCGCGCTGGACTGGCTGGCGGACAACCAGATCCAGCCGGCTGGGCGCGGCGCGATGCTGTAG
- a CDS encoding methyl-accepting chemotaxis protein, with amino-acid sequence MLRMRESLAQLLGHIGGSVSQLATAADELSAVTEQTRAGVNSQRVETEQVASAIHEMAATVQEVARNAEQASAAARQADQQAREGDLVVQDAVQQIDRLASEVDRSAQAMELLRQESEKIGSVLDVIKSVAEQTNLLALNAAIEAARAGEAGRGFAVVADEVRGLAQRTQSSTAEIEGLIAALQRGAQDAVSRMDDSRRLTGSSVQLTRRAGEALGAIARTVADIQGMNLQIASAAEEQSSVAEEINRSVVQVREIADQSAAASEQTASSSTELARLGSELQLQVGRFRL; translated from the coding sequence ATGCTGCGCATGCGCGAAAGTCTGGCGCAGCTGCTCGGCCATATCGGCGGCAGCGTCAGCCAGCTGGCCACCGCCGCCGACGAGCTGTCCGCCGTCACCGAGCAGACCCGCGCGGGGGTGAACAGCCAGCGCGTGGAGACCGAGCAGGTCGCCAGCGCCATCCACGAAATGGCCGCCACCGTGCAGGAAGTCGCGCGCAACGCCGAGCAGGCCTCCGCCGCTGCCCGCCAGGCCGACCAGCAGGCCCGCGAGGGCGACCTGGTGGTGCAGGACGCCGTGCAGCAGATCGACCGCCTGGCCAGCGAGGTGGATCGTTCCGCGCAGGCCATGGAGCTGCTGCGCCAGGAAAGCGAGAAGATCGGCAGCGTGCTGGACGTGATCAAATCGGTGGCCGAGCAGACCAACCTGCTGGCGCTCAACGCCGCCATCGAGGCCGCCCGCGCCGGGGAGGCAGGGCGCGGCTTTGCCGTGGTAGCGGACGAGGTTCGCGGCCTGGCACAGCGCACACAGTCGTCCACCGCCGAGATCGAGGGCCTGATCGCCGCCTTGCAACGCGGTGCCCAGGACGCGGTGTCGCGCATGGACGACAGCCGCCGGCTGACCGGCAGCTCGGTGCAGCTCACCCGCCGCGCCGGCGAAGCGCTGGGGGCCATCGCCCGCACCGTGGCCGACATCCAGGGCATGAACCTGCAGATCGCTTCGGCCGCCGAGGAGCAGAGCAGCGTCGCCGAGGAAATCAACCGCAGCGTGGTGCAGGTGCGCGAGATCGCCGACCAGTCGGCCGCCGCCAGCGAACAGACCGCCAGCTCCAGCACCGAACTGGCGCGCCTGGGCAGTGAGCTGCAGCTGCAGGTGGGGCGCTTCCGCCTGTGA
- a CDS encoding methyl-accepting chemotaxis protein: MQRMNLSLRELIGRIHDGVTQIASAAEELSAVTEQTSAGVNNQKVETDQVATAMNEMAATVQEVARNAEEASEAASAADRQARDGEGAVNEAVTQMDRLAGEVGRTNESVLKLKRESEKIGSVLDVIKAVAEQTNLLALNAAIEAARAGDAGRGFAVVADEVRGLAQRTQSSTEEIEELIAGLQSGTQQAVQMMETSRDLTVSTVDLTRRAGERLGAITRTVSTIQSMNQQIAAASEQQSAVAEEINRSVMNVRDISEQTAAASEETAASSVELARLGNELQVLVSRFRV, encoded by the coding sequence ATGCAGCGCATGAACCTGTCGCTGCGCGAGCTGATCGGCCGCATCCACGACGGCGTGACGCAGATCGCCAGCGCCGCCGAGGAGCTGTCCGCGGTGACCGAGCAGACCAGCGCCGGGGTGAACAACCAGAAGGTCGAGACCGACCAGGTCGCCACCGCCATGAACGAGATGGCCGCCACCGTGCAGGAAGTCGCGCGCAACGCCGAGGAGGCCTCCGAGGCCGCCTCCGCCGCCGACCGCCAGGCCCGCGACGGCGAAGGCGCGGTGAACGAGGCGGTGACCCAGATGGACCGCCTGGCCGGCGAAGTGGGCCGTACCAACGAGTCGGTGCTCAAGCTCAAGCGCGAAAGCGAGAAGATCGGCAGCGTGCTGGACGTCATCAAGGCGGTGGCCGAGCAGACCAACCTGCTGGCGCTCAACGCCGCCATCGAAGCCGCCCGCGCTGGCGACGCCGGCCGTGGCTTCGCCGTGGTGGCCGACGAGGTGCGCGGCCTGGCGCAACGCACCCAGTCCTCCACCGAGGAGATCGAAGAGCTGATCGCCGGCCTGCAGAGCGGCACCCAGCAGGCCGTGCAGATGATGGAGACCAGCCGCGACCTGACCGTCAGCACCGTCGACCTGACCCGCCGCGCCGGCGAGCGCCTGGGCGCCATCACCCGCACCGTGTCGACCATCCAGTCGATGAACCAGCAGATCGCCGCCGCCTCCGAGCAGCAGAGCGCCGTGGCCGAGGAGATCAACCGCAGCGTGATGAACGTGCGCGACATCTCCGAGCAGACCGCCGCCGCCAGCGAGGAAACCGCTGCGTCCAGCGTGGAGCTGGCGCGCCTGGGTAACGAGCTGCAGGTACTGGTGAGCCGCTTCCGCGTCTGA
- a CDS encoding 16S rRNA (uracil(1498)-N(3))-methyltransferase — protein MNLLLLDDADFVAADRVILRDRRLTHLQDVHRAESGDRLRVGRLGGLMGEGHLLRLEANEAELQVSFDQAPPAKLPLTLLLALPRPKMLRRVLQTVAAMGVPRLVLLNSYRVEKSFWQTPFLEPGAIREQLILGLEQARDTVLPEVIIEKRFKPFVEDRLPALAAGSLGLIGHPGPWPECPRALSEPVTLAIGPEGGWIPYEVDKLREAGLNPVQLGERILRVETAVTALLARLY, from the coding sequence GTGAACCTGCTGCTGCTCGACGACGCCGACTTCGTCGCGGCGGACCGCGTGATCCTGCGCGACCGCCGCCTCACTCACCTGCAGGACGTGCATCGCGCCGAAAGCGGCGACCGGCTGCGCGTCGGCCGCCTGGGCGGCCTGATGGGCGAAGGCCACCTGCTGCGCCTGGAGGCCAACGAGGCCGAGCTGCAGGTCAGCTTCGACCAGGCGCCCCCGGCCAAGCTGCCGCTGACCCTGCTGCTCGCCCTGCCCCGCCCGAAGATGCTCCGCCGCGTGCTGCAGACCGTCGCCGCCATGGGCGTACCGCGCCTGGTGCTGCTCAACAGCTACCGGGTGGAAAAGAGCTTCTGGCAGACGCCTTTCCTCGAACCCGGGGCCATTCGTGAGCAACTGATCCTGGGCCTGGAGCAGGCCCGCGACACCGTGCTGCCCGAGGTGATCATCGAGAAGCGCTTCAAGCCCTTCGTCGAGGACCGCCTGCCCGCCCTGGCCGCCGGCAGCCTCGGCCTGATCGGCCACCCCGGCCCCTGGCCGGAATGCCCCCGGGCGCTGAGCGAGCCGGTGACGCTGGCCATCGGCCCTGAAGGCGGCTGGATTCCCTACGAGGTCGACAAGCTGCGCGAAGCCGGGTTGAACCCCGTGCAACTGGGCGAGCGCATCCTGCGCGTCGAGACCGCGGTGACCGCTCTTTTGGCACGACTGTACTAA
- the tatC gene encoding twin-arginine translocase subunit TatC translates to MSAEKPDQPEHDQEMPLVSHLTELRTRLLRCVVAIFVIFIGLLYFSQKIYALASEPLRRFLPEGATMIAIDPASAFLAPLKLTMIVAVLIAMPIILAQVWGFIAPGLYKHEKRVALPLLASSIVLFYAGMAFAYFLVFPLMFHFFLGQAPEGVTPMTDINSYLDFLTLLFAFGVAFEIPVATVLLVWIGVVDVAYLKKIRPYVIIGCFVVGMVLTPPDPLSQTLLAVPMWMLFEAGVLFSHLIRKRGPETEDESKGDQPPATRP, encoded by the coding sequence ATGAGCGCCGAAAAGCCCGACCAGCCCGAACACGATCAGGAAATGCCCCTGGTCTCGCACCTGACCGAACTGCGCACGCGCCTGCTGCGCTGCGTGGTGGCGATCTTCGTGATCTTCATCGGCTTGCTGTACTTCTCGCAGAAGATCTACGCGCTGGCCTCCGAGCCGCTGCGCCGCTTCCTGCCCGAAGGCGCGACCATGATCGCCATCGACCCGGCGTCGGCCTTCCTGGCGCCGCTGAAGCTGACCATGATCGTCGCCGTGCTGATCGCCATGCCGATCATCCTCGCCCAGGTCTGGGGCTTCATCGCGCCGGGCCTGTACAAGCACGAGAAGCGCGTCGCCCTGCCGCTGCTGGCCTCCAGCATCGTGCTGTTCTACGCGGGCATGGCCTTCGCCTACTTCCTGGTGTTCCCGTTGATGTTCCACTTCTTCCTCGGCCAGGCCCCGGAAGGGGTGACGCCGATGACCGACATCAACAGCTACCTGGACTTCCTCACCCTGCTGTTCGCCTTCGGCGTGGCCTTCGAGATACCCGTGGCCACCGTGCTGCTGGTGTGGATCGGGGTGGTCGACGTGGCCTACCTGAAGAAGATCCGCCCCTACGTGATCATCGGCTGCTTCGTCGTCGGCATGGTCCTTACCCCGCCGGACCCGCTGTCGCAGACCCTGCTGGCGGTACCGATGTGGATGCTGTTCGAGGCCGGCGTGCTGTTCAGCCACCTGATCCGCAAGCGCGGGCCGGAAACCGAAGACGAATCCAAGGGCGACCAGCCGCCGGCTACCCGTCCGTGA
- the tatB gene encoding Sec-independent protein translocase protein TatB, which yields MFGISFSELLLVGLVALLVLGPDRLPGAARTAGLWIGRLKRSFNAIKTEVERELGADEIRRQLHNEHILQMEQEAKKLMAPLTDLQDQARDALTPQQPPAQPDGQRASAEPPAAPSIAPHSRLNSLPGAGIAPATPPAPAAAAPEAGQPSQPTEPTGASQPPASSETPRTP from the coding sequence ATGTTCGGTATCAGCTTCAGCGAACTGCTGCTGGTGGGCCTCGTCGCCCTGCTGGTGCTCGGCCCCGACCGCCTGCCGGGCGCTGCGCGCACCGCGGGCCTGTGGATCGGCCGGCTCAAGCGCAGCTTCAATGCCATCAAGACGGAAGTGGAGCGAGAGCTGGGCGCGGATGAAATCCGCCGCCAGCTGCACAACGAGCACATCCTGCAGATGGAGCAGGAAGCCAAGAAGCTGATGGCGCCGCTGACCGACCTGCAGGATCAGGCGCGCGACGCGCTCACCCCGCAGCAGCCACCGGCCCAGCCCGACGGCCAACGCGCCAGCGCCGAACCGCCGGCAGCACCGAGCATCGCGCCCCATAGCCGCCTGAACAGCCTGCCGGGCGCGGGCATTGCGCCGGCCACCCCACCAGCGCCAGCCGCTGCGGCGCCGGAAGCCGGCCAGCCGAGCCAACCGACCGAACCGACTGGCGCGAGCCAGCCGCCCGCTTCGTCCGAGACGCCGCGTACCCCATGA
- a CDS encoding twin-arginine translocase TatA/TatE family subunit produces MGIFDWKHWVVILIVVVLVFGTKRLKNLGSDVGEAIKGFKKAMNTEEDDKKDPNAAAGTPPLNQPHTIDAQAQKVEEPARKD; encoded by the coding sequence ATGGGCATCTTTGACTGGAAACACTGGGTCGTCATCCTGATCGTCGTGGTCCTGGTGTTCGGCACCAAGCGCCTGAAGAACCTGGGCTCGGACGTCGGCGAAGCCATCAAGGGCTTCAAGAAGGCGATGAACACCGAGGAAGACGACAAGAAGGACCCGAACGCCGCTGCCGGTACCCCGCCGCTGAACCAGCCGCACACCATCGACGCCCAGGCGCAGAAGGTCGAAGAGCCGGCACGCAAGGACTGA
- a CDS encoding phosphoribosyl-ATP diphosphatase yields the protein MSTDTLARLAEVLEARKNAAPDSSYVASLYHKGLNKILEKVGEESVETILAAKDAATSGDCTDLIYETADLWFHSLVMLAALGQHPQAVLDELDRRFGLSGHDEKAARQPSA from the coding sequence ATGAGCACTGATACCCTCGCCCGTCTGGCGGAAGTCCTCGAAGCGCGCAAGAATGCCGCACCGGACAGCTCCTACGTGGCCAGCCTGTATCACAAGGGCCTGAACAAGATTCTGGAGAAGGTCGGCGAGGAATCGGTGGAAACCATCCTGGCCGCCAAGGACGCCGCCACCAGCGGCGATTGCACGGACCTGATCTACGAAACGGCCGATCTCTGGTTCCACTCCCTGGTAATGCTCGCCGCGCTCGGCCAGCATCCGCAGGCGGTACTGGACGAACTGGACCGCCGCTTCGGCCTTTCCGGGCATGACGAGAAAGCCGCGCGCCAACCGTCTGCCTGA
- the hisI gene encoding phosphoribosyl-AMP cyclohydrolase, which yields MKDWLDEIKWNADGLVPAIAQDHRTGRVLMMAWMNREALALTAAENRAIYWSRSRGKLWRKGEDSGHVQKLHELRLDCDADVVILMVEQLGGIACHTGRESCFYRVFENGAWQTVDPVLKDPDAIYSHAGTGKPHEH from the coding sequence ATGAAAGACTGGCTGGACGAAATCAAGTGGAATGCCGATGGACTGGTGCCGGCGATCGCCCAGGACCATCGCACCGGCCGCGTGCTGATGATGGCCTGGATGAACCGCGAGGCCCTGGCCCTGACCGCCGCCGAAAACCGCGCCATCTACTGGTCGCGCTCGCGCGGCAAGCTCTGGCGCAAGGGCGAGGACTCCGGCCACGTGCAGAAGCTGCACGAGCTGCGCCTGGACTGCGACGCCGACGTGGTGATCCTGATGGTCGAACAGCTGGGCGGCATCGCCTGCCACACCGGCCGCGAGAGCTGCTTCTACCGGGTGTTCGAGAACGGCGCCTGGCAGACCGTCGACCCGGTCCTCAAGGACCCGGATGCGATCTACTCCCACGCAGGTACAGGAAAACCCCATGAGCACTGA